Part of the uncultured Desulfobacter sp. genome, TGCCCTGCCAGCTTTCCAGAGGTATTCAATAACATGAATAATATCAACAATGATCGTAAGGGCCACATTTTGTCTTTTGGCCATACGTTTCAGGATTCGTAGTTGTTGATTTTCGCCGTCCACTAAGGCAACCCAATGTTTTTCGTGGTTGGGATCACGGTGGGAGGCCTCAGAAAAGGCCGATGCAATGACCTGCTCGGCTGATTTTTCAAGGCTTGCCCATACACGCTTTTGTTCCGGGTGAGGGCTTGTTTTTGTATTCGACTTGTCATTCCCCGGAAGCAAGTCTTGGGGCGTACGTTTAAACGTATCTATAGTATATACAGCGGCAACGGTTGCCATTCGCTTGGCATTTTTCTTTTCCCCTTTGGATAGCCGGCTTTCCATCTGAGGCTTTCGTTTCCGGGCAGCTTTCCGGGTTTGTTCCCGCAGGTCCTGCTCATGCATTACCACGCCCTTACCATCGGTGGTGATTACCAGTATTGGACCAGTAACTGTCTCATCCGCCGGGCTGCATTGCCGTATTTCATAAAATGCGTCAAAATCCCGAGCTGCTCGCTGTGTTAACTCTTCTACCTGACGTTTGGGAATATCGGCTCCAGTGGTTTTCTTGATCGTTTCGACAGTCTCGTCAAAAGAACTCTTTGAAGCGTTTTCAGCCACACGGCGACGAAGTTCGAGGGAATAAAGTTCTGGGGGAAGATTCAATCGGGCATCCAACGGGTGCAAACTTGCCACGCCCTTGTTTCCATATCCGGCACGACTTTCCGATACCGTTCCAAATACGGTTTCGATTTTTCGATCCTGTGGCCTCACTTTCGGTCGAACAATGCCATCGGCTCCACAGACCGGCTCTTCACAATGACTGGGACCGAGCTTGTCTAAATGTTCCTGAAGCAGGATGCGCATCAGCTCACGTCCTCGTTTTTCAAGTTCTTGTTCCAAATCACTGAGTTTCACTGAATGATTCTCCTTGGAATTAAGAAAATTGACAATATCATCATAGCATTTTTGCCCCGGATCAATGACGGGGGAAGGTAAATGCTCCACAGCAGAAAGGGAAACCGCTGGATTCATATCCCCTCCCTGAGTTGGTGAACAGCATCTTTTTCCAGTGGATATACTAATATGGTTTTTACATCAGCGCCATGACGTTTGCCGAATCGGTCCATGCGCCCACGACCAGTGGTTTTCCCCAACTCAATCCAGGTCGATGCCCGATAACAGCCACCGTGGAATTGTTGTCGATCCACCAATGTCTCTACCAGCATGGGTTTAAGACCATACTGCTGTTCCCAATCATCTCTGAGTTCCCGGAGACTACATGACAGTATCATGCTCGCTAAATTTTGGATGGGAGCAAGGATCAGAAAACGGCTGTTGTTCACCACCTTTTGTAGAGCGACCTTACGCCTTTCATCTGTCCAACCGATCCATTCATCGCGAGCACGCATCCGCCAGGCAGGGCTTGAGAACTGGATGCACCCCACAATTTCTCGATGGGGACGGTTTACATAAATCAGATACTGCAATCTGGCGCCAAAAGGCATTGCATATCCCAGGTAATGATGGCGACCGATGAGTTCCTTAAACAGATCCCTCTGCTCTCGATTCTGAACCCGCTGTATCTCAAGAGGTGTAAATTCTTCTACGCTGCCACGCAAAGTGCTGTGGGGTTGCTTACAGGGTGTTTGGGGAATACTCTTGTGAAAAACGATCTTTGTTTGTTGTTTCTTTTCAGGAAGGGTTAGAGCTCCCTTGGCCTCTAAAAGCTCCAAAAAATCACTACATTCCCGGACTTTTAGCCGATCATTAGGGCGTTTCCATTCCAGAAGTTCGCATACGGTATGTGCCAGTTCTCGTCGGCTAAGGCCTCCACAGGTAGCAACGACTTCCTGGATTAATGCGATTTCTTTACCGGTAAACTTTCGACCACAAAAGGTTTGTTGCTTGATTTGCATGTCATCTACCTCCCGCTATTCTTTCATAACGGAATTATGACTCGCTGTCCAGGAAATTTTTGCAATTTACATCAGATAGTCACTGACAAATGAATTATCTTGCTGGAAAGCAGCATAAAAATAAGACTAACAACCCTGAACACCTTTAATGACCATGGCTTTCATATGTTTCAAAAGAGCCGCACCCATTTGATTTTAATGGATATCCAAATGCCTGAGATGGATGGATACCAGGCCACGGATGCCATCCGGAATTATGAAGCGGAACACAAGACTCAAAATCCGACTCCCATCATCGCAATGACGGCCCATGTCCTGGAGGGATACAAAGAAAAATGTTTGGCAGCTGGCATGGATGACTTTATCACCAAGCCGTTAAAGCAAAAGGATTTTCTGGCCAAGGTGCGCAGTTGGATCACGCCGGAGGCTAAACAACCGATCCTTTTGCCTTATTCTGAATTTAAGGCCAAGAGGAATGCCGAAAAAAAAGAAACCGACCAAGAAGAAGAGGCGCGTCCCTTGGATTATGAAAAGGCCCTTGAAGAATTTGGTGGCGACGAGGATTTTCTGCTTGGGGTCATCGGCGAGTTTTTAAAAAAGGCTGTGGCACAGATAGAAATCATGCGAAAAGCGTTGAAAGACAATGACACCGAAACCATTATGAGAGAGGCGCATTCCATCAAAGGCGCGGCAGGCAATCTTCTGGCAGAAGATTTGTTGTCCGTTGCCTCTCAGTTGGAACAAGCCGCCATCGCCGGTACTTTACAGGCCGGGCCCGTAATGGTTGAACGGCTGAACACCGAGATTGCCCGTATTTCCGATTTTGTCGAATTTATCTCTTCGGCAGATCCATAACCCATGGGACAATCATGAAAATTTTAATTGTGGACGATGAAATCACCAGCAGGCTCAAAGCCGATAAACTGGTCAGCAGTCTTGGCCACAAAACCCTTGTCTCCGAAAACGGTGAAACGGCCTGGGAAATTTGGCAGCATGAAAGGCCCCGGGTGATTATTACAGACTGGATGATGCCTGAAATGACCGGGGTTGAATTGTGTTCGCGAATCCGCAACGCCGAAGGGGATCAATATACCTATATTATCATGATTACCTCCAAGGACAGCCCGGATGACCTTGAAACAGCCATGCAATACGGTGTTGATGATTTCATTGCCAAGCCTTTTCGTAAACAGGAACTGGCCGCAAGGCTCAGGCCGGCCCAGCGGACCATTCAGCTTCAAACCAGAGACATTGTTATTTTTTCCATGGCCAAACTGGCCGAGTCCCGGGATTCTGAAACCGGAAATCATCTGGAACGTATCAGGCACTACTCCAGAACACTGGCCACAACACTAAAAATGAACCAGGTATTTTCTGACGAACTTGATGAAAGGTTTATCGAAAATATATTTCAAACCAGCCCCCTGCACGATATCGGCAAGGTGGGCATTCCGGATCATGTTCTGCTGAAGCCGGACCGGCTGGACGATTCGGAATTTGAAACCATGAAAACGCACACGATAATCGGGCATAACACCCTCAAAGATGCATTCAGCCGCTACCCGGAAGCTGAATACCTTCAGATGAGTGCCGATATTGCCTTGTCACACCATGAAAAGTACAATGGCTCGGGTTACCCCAACGGCATCTCAGGAAATGCCATCCCCTTGTCGGCCCGCATTGTTGCCGTGGCAGATGTCTATGATGCCCCTTGTCAGCAAGCGGGTCTACAAGCAGGCGCTTTCCACGGATATTGCAAGAAGTATCATTGTGAAGGAAAAAGGGGAGCATTTTGACCCGTTGGTTGTGGATGCTTTTTTGGGCTGCGAACAGAATTTTATAGAGATTTGTTTAAAATTCAAGGCATGACTATCTTTTTTTTAAGGGTTTCATCAAAAGCAATGACGATTCAGGCTTTGATCATATTAATGCCCATGTAGACCCCTCCCGTTATGAACGGCAGGTATTGGTTTTTCATGATGCCATAAATTTTAAACGACTGGGGGTTACTTACGAAAATACTGTAAATGGTAGAAGTTATGCCGCCATTAATTTGAAAACCGCTCAGTTTATTGGTTTTGACCCGCCAATGTTGTTGCTTGGTGCCACCGACGAGATTTACAAATAGCGAATTTTTTTATATGAGAAGGTTTAATCACGGAACGCACCGAAGGCACTGAATACAAAATTTTGAATTTTATTGTGGGCTGAGTCTGGTCGTTGATGGACCGGTCTCAGCCCGCGGCTGTTACAGGGAATCAGGAAAAAATTATGAATAAAAGATCATTCCGGGTCAAGGACATTGCTATATCTGTGGTGCTGATTGTTTTGGCCATGCTTCAAAGCAGTACGGCCGTGGCACAAAATCATGTGAATGTGAATTTAAAACCAGTGGCATTCGATCTTTACACGGTTGAAAAAGAGTTGACCCAAATGATGGCCGACTGGGGGGAAACCGCATTTGAGGTGGACGATGTGCTGGCTCGGCACGTCAGCTATTTTATCAAATATTACGCGGTGGCGCATGTGGACAAATCAAACAAGATCATTCGGAGAAGTGAAAAATACCTGCGCTATATAAAAAAGAGATTTAAAAAACATGGGATCGCCGAGGATGTTGCCTTTGCCCTGCCGTTTGTGGAAAGCGGGTTTAACCCCGGCGCACAGTCAAATGCCGGGGCTGTGGGGATGTTTCAGTTTCTTGGCGGGACCGCCATGCATTACGGGTTGAAAGTCAGTGAAACCGGGCTTGATGAGCGAACGGATTATAAAAAATCAGCGGATGCGTGTGCCAGGTACCTAAGAGACAACCGCAGGGTATTTGCCAGTACGGTATTAAGTATTGCCAGTTACCACCACGGCACCAAAATGGTTGCGGATGTCTTACTTAACTGCGGTGATGATCCGGCAAGAAAATTCGGATCGATCTTCCAAAGCAGCTTTTTGGGGCCCTTTTCCAGGGAGTATATTCCCCAGTGTCTGGCGGCGGCATTGATCTACCGCTATCTTAGGCAAAACAAATTGATCATGCTTCCGGTCCCGGAGTTTGAGTCCCAAACGCTTCGGGCCGGAACCTCAGTTAAAGCTTTAAAAAAGAAGATGCCGGAGCTGTATAAGTTGAATCCGGACCTTTTGCATGCAAAATCAATCTATCCCTATGCAAGCAGCAACGGCTATGTGCTGCTGACGAAAATAGAGACACCCGCGTTGACGGCTAAACTGGTACGACAGTACCCTGAATGGGCCAAATCTCCGAAACTGCCGCCGGACGGCAATACAAAAATAAAAGGGCTCCCCCAGACGATTCAATATGTTGTGCAGACCCATAACGATCTGTCCGGTATTGCCGAAATTTTCGGCACCAGTGAAAAAGCGCTTAAATTCACAAACCGATTTATCGTTAAGCAGGGGTTGCACCCCGGTGATGTCATTGAGATTAAAGGGATGGCCCCCACCACCCGGGTGCTGGACGCAGAGAGCATCGTCGGCGGCAACCCCGGGGCATTTGCCACCCGGGAAGACGAAACCCTGGAAGGCTTCTGCAACCGGGTCGTCAAAACCGTTCGTGCCGATTGTACTTCTTGTCCCTGGCAGATGGGGGCGAATTTAACACCTGCATTGATTTACTATTGGAATCATGATGTGCTGGGGAGTATCCAGTCGGACACGCCCCTGGAAGGGGGCTTGAATCTTAAGATTTATACGGATTATAGATGGCACAAAACACCTGTAGATGGCCAAGCACCCTAGTCGTTACCCTGGCTACATGGACCATTTATTTAATCTTCGATGGTGTCTGCATAGATTTCAACGACATGTCTGACCTTGACCGGATCATGGTTCTGGGAGAGCACATCCCGGATCTGCATCATGCAGGCCGGACAGGAGGTGGCCACGGTGGCTGCACCGCTGGCCAGAATATTTTGCCGCTTGTCCATACCGATCTGTTTGGACAGATCATAATTCTGCAGGTTAAAACTGCCGCCGTTGCCGCAGCAGACATCGGCCCCTGCCATCTCCACAAAGGTGCAGCCGGCATTGGCCCGGATCAGATCCCGGGGCTGGTTTCTTACCTTTAACGATTTGGCCAGATGGCATGGGTCATGGTATGTGACCGTGGCCTTTGCAGATCCGCCTGAATCCTGCTCCGGCGCGACCTGCAGCACATCCACTATAAACTGGCTGATGTCCATGGTTTTGGGTGCCCATTGTTTGGCCCTGAATTTTTCAACGGAGTCGTCCTGGGCCATCATGGGCCAGATCTCTTTAATGGTGGCCGTACAGGTGGCACAGGGCGTGATCAGGTAATCAAATGACCTTTCTGCAAACAGGGCGGCATTGTGGGCCAGTAGGGTGTCAAATGTCTTTTGCTCACCGGATGCCAGGGCAGGGATGCCGCAGCAGGCCTGGCCCTTGGGCATAAAAACTCCCACACCGTGATGGTTTAACACCTTGAGAACGGCCTTGCCGATCCCAGGGTTCATCTTGTCCGTAACACAGCCGGGGAAAAAGGCCACTTTTATTCCCGAACGACCGGCCGGGGTGTTCAGGGACGGGGTGGTTTTATGGAAGGGGGTTTTGGCCAGGGGCAGAAAATGCCGGTTGCCGATCACCCCGGACAGCAGCTTGGCACACCGGGTGCCCTGGTTGGCGTCTGCCTTGCCGGTACCAAGATTCTGGAATTTGGATGCGGTCTCAACCAAGGCATCCATGCGCTCCGGATGTTTGAGCATCCCCCTGAAGATTAGCTTTTTAACCGGTGAAAGTCCGATATACTCGGTCAAGGCGACCCGGGCTTTCATAAAGATCTCCAGGATCTTCACCCCCGAGGGACAGTTGGCGGCACAGGTGCCGCACATCAGGCATTTTTCAAGCCGGGCTTTGGCCCCTTTGGAATCGGTCAGCATCTGGTCGGCCAGACGCTCCAGAAGAAAAATCTTGCCCCGGGCCACATCGCCCTCATCCCCGGTCTGCTTAAACACCGGGCAAACCGCCTGGCACATGCCGCACTTCATGCAGTCCGTGAGCTGGTTTTCAATCTCTTTGAGACTTTTTGCAAGTTTGTTTAGTTCTGACATCTTATCGTCCTATGATTTTTCCCGGGTTGAGGATATTGTTCGGGTCTATGGCGGCTTTCATGGTCCGGGAGAAGTCAATGGAAGACTGACCCACCTCGTTTTTCATGAATCCGGCCTTGGCAATGCCGATGCCGTGCTCCCCGGACAAGGTGCCGCCTAAGGATAGGGCCGCATCAAACAGGTCTGCCACACAATTTTCAACCCGTTCCCATTGTTCTGCATCCCGCCGGTCGGTCAACAGGGTCGGATGCAGGTTGCCGTCGCCGGCATGGCCGAAGGTGCCGATGGGAATATCATACTTTTGGGCCAGTTTTTCCACGGCACTGACCATGGCCGGAATCTTGCTCCTGGGTACGGTGGCGTCTTCCAGGACCAGGGTGGGTTTCAGTCGGGCCAGGGCGGACAGGGCCGCACGTCTGGCTTCCCACACCTTATCCCGTTCCGCATCATTCCGGGCCACCTGGATGGCTCTGGCACCCAGTTTCTTGCAGATCTGCTCCACGCGTTCGCCGTCTTCGGCCACCTGGGCGGGATGTCCGTCCACTTCAATAAGCAGCATGGCTTTGGCGTCCCGGGGCAGGCCGACGTTGGAAAAATCTTCCACGGCATTGATGGTGAAGTTATCCATAAGCTCCAGGGTGCTGGGAACGATCCGGTCCGCAATAATGGCGGCCACGGTCTGGGTGGCCCCTTCAATACTGTCGTAGATCGCCATCATGGCTTTGGAGGCGGCCGGCGGCGGAATCAGCTTCAGGGTGATTTCACTGAATACGCCCAGGGTGCCTTCGGATGCCGTCATCAGGCCTGCCAGGTTGTAACCGGTGACGCATTTTACGGTTTTGGAGCCCGAGGTGACTTTACGTCCCAGGGCATCGAAAAACTCCACGGACATGACATAGTCTTTGGTCACCCCGTATTTAAAGCCTCTCAGCCCGCCGGCGTTTTCCGCCACATTACCGCCAATGGTCGAAACGGCCTGGCTGCCGGGATCAGGCGGGTAAAACAAGCCCTTGGCCGCTACTTTGGACGCCAGGTCGGCGGTTACCACACCGGGCTCCACCCGGACGTACATGTCGGTTTCGTTGAGTTCAATGATTTTGTTCATCCGGTTGGTGAGCAGCACAATGCCGTTTTTGTCCGGGATGGTACCCCCGGAAAGATTGGTGCCCGCCCCCCGGACCGTCACCGGCGTTCCGTTATCGTTGCATAGCGCAATAACTTTACCAATGGCCTCTTTGTTGTCCGGACGGACCACGGCGGCAGGCGTCGTGGGTTCAAGCACGGCGGCATCATATGAATAATTCTGGCGGTCAACTTCCGAGGTCATTACCCCGTTTTCCCCGCAGATCTGTTGTAGTTCTTTGATGAAAGATGAAGATAAGCTCATAAGTCTTCTCCTAAAAAATCCCCGGAAACAGGATGTAAATAAAAAGCATGCCCATGACACCGGCCAAAAGTCCGTAAAGCAGACACGGGATCATGGTGCGGCGTATGATGGTGCCTTCCATGCCGGCCAGGCCCACAGTGGCAGATGCCGCCACGACGTTGTGTACGCAGATCATATTACCCATGGCTGCACCCACAGCCTGGAGGGCCACGATAATGGTATGGCTGTCGCCGGTGGTGGCGGCCACACCGTATTGAAAATCGGCAAACAGCAGGTTGGAAACCGTGCAGGAGCCGGTGATAAACGCGCCCAACGCTCCCACATAAGAGGCGGCCATGGGCCATAATGTCCCGCACAGCCCGGCCACAAATTCAGCCATGGTCAGGGGCATGGAGGCGTATCCTGCCGTGCCGTGTCCTGACTGTTTAAGGATCTCAACCATGGCCACGGCAAAGAGCATGGCAATGGTGGGATTCTTCATCTTCATGATTGCATCCTTCCACGCCAGGGCCACCTTGGGGCCGGGAATCCGGTGGATGAATATGGTCAGTATCGCCACCAGTGTAAAGGGAACCACACCGGGCAGGTAAAAGGGTTTCATGGTGAAATTAACGGTTTCCCAGCCAAGGATCTTGGGAAATGAGATAACAAAGGCCGTCACCCAGCCCTTACAGGGCAGAAAGGAGAGTCGTGTGAGCACCAGCAGCAAGGCAATGAGAATATAGGGTGTCCAGGCGGCCAACTGGCTCATTTTCGGGGTCAGGTTGTTGGAACCCGGCTCAATATCCCCCAGCCAATCTTTCTCCCAATGGGCCCGGTCGGCAAACTCCCAGGTATTTTGGGGCAGAAAAAGTTTTTTCTTGGCACCGGTGATCACCACGCCCAATCCGATGAGGCCGCCGAGCAATGAGGGAAATTCCACACCAAAAATAATGGCTGTGAACAGATAGGGTACTGCGTAGCATATCCCTGCAAATACGGCAAATTTCCAGACACCTAAGCCTTCGGTCCAGGATTTGTTTTTGCCGAAAAACCGGGTGAGAAAGCAGACCACAAACAGGGGCAGCAAAATGGCGGCCACAGCATGAATCAGGGCGGAATAAATCCCCACCTGCTGCATGAAAGCGTCAAAGGAGGCTAGGGGTGCACCCTGGCCAATGGCCTGTTCTACAACAGGTTTGAGGTTTTTAAGCCCAAACCAGATGGGTGTTCCAACCGCCCCGAAGGTGACGGGAATGGAGTTGAGCATCAGACAGACACACACAGCGGCCAGGGCGGGAAAACCCAAGCCCAGCAGCAACGGTGCGGCAATGGCGGCAGGCGTGCCGAAACCGGCGGACCCCTCAATAAAGGCGCC contains:
- a CDS encoding ISKra4 family transposase; amino-acid sequence: MNPAVSLSAVEHLPSPVIDPGQKCYDDIVNFLNSKENHSVKLSDLEQELEKRGRELMRILLQEHLDKLGPSHCEEPVCGADGIVRPKVRPQDRKIETVFGTVSESRAGYGNKGVASLHPLDARLNLPPELYSLELRRRVAENASKSSFDETVETIKKTTGADIPKRQVEELTQRAARDFDAFYEIRQCSPADETVTGPILVITTDGKGVVMHEQDLREQTRKAARKRKPQMESRLSKGEKKNAKRMATVAAVYTIDTFKRTPQDLLPGNDKSNTKTSPHPEQKRVWASLEKSAEQVIASAFSEASHRDPNHEKHWVALVDGENQQLRILKRMAKRQNVALTIIVDIIHVIEYLWKAGRAFHPKSGPELEKWVQYRLAKVLDGKAGLMAGGMRRSATLKKFTDKQRKPVEACATYLKNKAPYLEYHHYLDLGLPIATGVIEGACRHLVKDRMDITGAKWRLSSAEAVLRLRALRSSNDFDEYWNFHEACEYERNHRALYQHGEVPATKLPKPSPKRRGHLKVIK
- a CDS encoding DUF4338 domain-containing protein, which translates into the protein MQIKQQTFCGRKFTGKEIALIQEVVATCGGLSRRELAHTVCELLEWKRPNDRLKVRECSDFLELLEAKGALTLPEKKQQTKIVFHKSIPQTPCKQPHSTLRGSVEEFTPLEIQRVQNREQRDLFKELIGRHHYLGYAMPFGARLQYLIYVNRPHREIVGCIQFSSPAWRMRARDEWIGWTDERRKVALQKVVNNSRFLILAPIQNLASMILSCSLRELRDDWEQQYGLKPMLVETLVDRQQFHGGCYRASTWIELGKTTGRGRMDRFGKRHGADVKTILVYPLEKDAVHQLREGI
- a CDS encoding response regulator, yielding MLESSIKIRLTTLNTFNDHGFHMFQKSRTHLILMDIQMPEMDGYQATDAIRNYEAEHKTQNPTPIIAMTAHVLEGYKEKCLAAGMDDFITKPLKQKDFLAKVRSWITPEAKQPILLPYSEFKAKRNAEKKETDQEEEARPLDYEKALEEFGGDEDFLLGVIGEFLKKAVAQIEIMRKALKDNDTETIMREAHSIKGAAGNLLAEDLLSVASQLEQAAIAGTLQAGPVMVERLNTEIARISDFVEFISSADP
- a CDS encoding response regulator, whose amino-acid sequence is MKILIVDDEITSRLKADKLVSSLGHKTLVSENGETAWEIWQHERPRVIITDWMMPEMTGVELCSRIRNAEGDQYTYIIMITSKDSPDDLETAMQYGVDDFIAKPFRKQELAARLRPAQRTIQLQTRDIVIFSMAKLAESRDSETGNHLERIRHYSRTLATTLKMNQVFSDELDERFIENIFQTSPLHDIGKVGIPDHVLLKPDRLDDSEFETMKTHTIIGHNTLKDAFSRYPEAEYLQMSADIALSHHEKYNGSGYPNGISGNAIPLSARIVAVADVYDAPCQQAGLQAGAFHGYCKKYHCEGKRGAF
- a CDS encoding transglycosylase SLT domain-containing protein produces the protein MNKRSFRVKDIAISVVLIVLAMLQSSTAVAQNHVNVNLKPVAFDLYTVEKELTQMMADWGETAFEVDDVLARHVSYFIKYYAVAHVDKSNKIIRRSEKYLRYIKKRFKKHGIAEDVAFALPFVESGFNPGAQSNAGAVGMFQFLGGTAMHYGLKVSETGLDERTDYKKSADACARYLRDNRRVFASTVLSIASYHHGTKMVADVLLNCGDDPARKFGSIFQSSFLGPFSREYIPQCLAAALIYRYLRQNKLIMLPVPEFESQTLRAGTSVKALKKKMPELYKLNPDLLHAKSIYPYASSNGYVLLTKIETPALTAKLVRQYPEWAKSPKLPPDGNTKIKGLPQTIQYVVQTHNDLSGIAEIFGTSEKALKFTNRFIVKQGLHPGDVIEIKGMAPTTRVLDAESIVGGNPGAFATREDETLEGFCNRVVKTVRADCTSCPWQMGANLTPALIYYWNHDVLGSIQSDTPLEGGLNLKIYTDYRWHKTPVDGQAP
- a CDS encoding (Fe-S)-binding protein; this translates as MSELNKLAKSLKEIENQLTDCMKCGMCQAVCPVFKQTGDEGDVARGKIFLLERLADQMLTDSKGAKARLEKCLMCGTCAANCPSGVKILEIFMKARVALTEYIGLSPVKKLIFRGMLKHPERMDALVETASKFQNLGTGKADANQGTRCAKLLSGVIGNRHFLPLAKTPFHKTTPSLNTPAGRSGIKVAFFPGCVTDKMNPGIGKAVLKVLNHHGVGVFMPKGQACCGIPALASGEQKTFDTLLAHNAALFAERSFDYLITPCATCTATIKEIWPMMAQDDSVEKFRAKQWAPKTMDISQFIVDVLQVAPEQDSGGSAKATVTYHDPCHLAKSLKVRNQPRDLIRANAGCTFVEMAGADVCCGNGGSFNLQNYDLSKQIGMDKRQNILASGAATVATSCPACMMQIRDVLSQNHDPVKVRHVVEIYADTIED
- a CDS encoding FAD-linked oxidase C-terminal domain-containing protein, producing MSLSSSFIKELQQICGENGVMTSEVDRQNYSYDAAVLEPTTPAAVVRPDNKEAIGKVIALCNDNGTPVTVRGAGTNLSGGTIPDKNGIVLLTNRMNKIIELNETDMYVRVEPGVVTADLASKVAAKGLFYPPDPGSQAVSTIGGNVAENAGGLRGFKYGVTKDYVMSVEFFDALGRKVTSGSKTVKCVTGYNLAGLMTASEGTLGVFSEITLKLIPPPAASKAMMAIYDSIEGATQTVAAIIADRIVPSTLELMDNFTINAVEDFSNVGLPRDAKAMLLIEVDGHPAQVAEDGERVEQICKKLGARAIQVARNDAERDKVWEARRAALSALARLKPTLVLEDATVPRSKIPAMVSAVEKLAQKYDIPIGTFGHAGDGNLHPTLLTDRRDAEQWERVENCVADLFDAALSLGGTLSGEHGIGIAKAGFMKNEVGQSSIDFSRTMKAAIDPNNILNPGKIIGR
- a CDS encoding L-lactate permease; this translates as MSLSLSALIAFIPIALVLIFMVGLRWPATRAMPLAWLVCALIGATLWKMPAGLVAASTLSGFGSAVNVLIIVFGAILILYTLRESGAMETISYGFTTISPDRRVQTIIIAFLFGAFIEGSAGFGTPAAIAAPLLLGLGFPALAAVCVCLMLNSIPVTFGAVGTPIWFGLKNLKPVVEQAIGQGAPLASFDAFMQQVGIYSALIHAVAAILLPLFVVCFLTRFFGKNKSWTEGLGVWKFAVFAGICYAVPYLFTAIIFGVEFPSLLGGLIGLGVVITGAKKKLFLPQNTWEFADRAHWEKDWLGDIEPGSNNLTPKMSQLAAWTPYILIALLLVLTRLSFLPCKGWVTAFVISFPKILGWETVNFTMKPFYLPGVVPFTLVAILTIFIHRIPGPKVALAWKDAIMKMKNPTIAMLFAVAMVEILKQSGHGTAGYASMPLTMAEFVAGLCGTLWPMAASYVGALGAFITGSCTVSNLLFADFQYGVAATTGDSHTIIVALQAVGAAMGNMICVHNVVAASATVGLAGMEGTIIRRTMIPCLLYGLLAGVMGMLFIYILFPGIF